One Lentibacillus cibarius DNA window includes the following coding sequences:
- the cas7i gene encoding type I-B CRISPR-associated protein Cas7/Cst2/DevR, which translates to MSNKAITFTVVFRANSLNYGEGTANISELKKFHRGDGGVYTFASRQSLRYDMVRLGNQFFDWNLDVVDKEQRVIQFKEKCTIKDSVEMDLFGYMKTKAKTGAAKRSAVARLSHAISLEPYKSDLEFLNNMGLASRINQDANLATIEQHISYYTYTVTIDLSRVGKDADVELNDEEKANRVKQFLEVTKFLNREIRGRQENLSPLFVIGGAYPIPNPFFQGRVSLGGKDQLNTPSLEDTIKTNVFGSSIEDSTNIGYVRGVFDNEDEFNRIAKTGTVDEFYENLNKKVDAYFGVSV; encoded by the coding sequence ATGTCTAATAAGGCGATTACATTTACCGTTGTTTTCCGTGCCAATTCATTAAATTATGGGGAGGGAACCGCGAATATTTCCGAATTGAAAAAATTCCACCGGGGTGATGGTGGTGTATACACGTTCGCTTCCAGGCAAAGTTTGCGTTACGATATGGTGCGCCTCGGGAACCAATTCTTTGATTGGAACCTGGATGTTGTAGATAAAGAGCAGCGCGTCATTCAGTTTAAAGAAAAATGCACCATTAAAGATTCGGTAGAAATGGATCTGTTTGGCTATATGAAAACGAAAGCTAAAACAGGTGCAGCTAAACGTTCTGCAGTTGCTAGGTTGAGCCATGCAATATCGTTAGAGCCGTATAAGAGCGACCTTGAATTCTTGAACAATATGGGACTTGCTTCAAGAATTAACCAAGACGCTAATTTAGCGACGATTGAGCAGCATATCAGTTACTATACGTACACAGTTACCATTGATTTGTCACGAGTAGGAAAAGATGCAGATGTGGAATTAAATGACGAAGAGAAAGCGAATCGTGTAAAGCAATTCTTAGAAGTTACTAAATTTTTAAATCGGGAAATTCGTGGCAGGCAGGAGAACCTTTCACCGTTGTTCGTCATTGGAGGTGCTTATCCAATTCCGAATCCATTTTTCCAGGGCCGTGTGTCCCTTGGAGGTAAAGATCAATTAAATACACCGTCACTGGAAGATACGATTAAAACAAATGTATTTGGTTCATCGATTGAAGATAGTACGAATATCGGGTATGTTCGCGGAGTGTTTGATAATGAAGATGAATTTAATCGTATTGCCAAGACAGGTACTGTTGATGAATTCTATGAAAATTTGAATAAAAAAGTCGACGCTTATTTCGGTGTTTCTGTATGA
- a CDS encoding cold-shock protein, which produces MSFSRGPKKPVQEVDTNVWACTNEDCAGWMRESYSFEETPQCPLCQSPMNKEVRVLPELED; this is translated from the coding sequence ATGTCGTTTTCTCGGGGACCAAAAAAGCCGGTTCAAGAAGTGGACACCAATGTTTGGGCTTGCACGAACGAGGATTGCGCCGGCTGGATGAGAGAATCATACAGTTTTGAAGAAACGCCACAATGCCCGCTATGCCAATCTCCAATGAATAAAGAGGTTCGTGTGCTTCCAGAGCTTGAGGATTAA
- the cas5b gene encoding type I-B CRISPR-associated protein Cas5b, translating into MKVLRIKAFQETVCYKKPFANKVTETYPLPPYSTVKGMIHAVLNADRLIPFSLSIQGDYETQMVDYRKTYLVKKHEFAMPIVLEGISEETPEYSTNVMTSMPLYTHMLYNVQLVFHIKAEEEVLHDIYHGFQELTSFVSLGRHEDLLRIDELDFVSLTETDDCFTKHAVYVPKAQVTEEGLGVPYLLNWTYTIKKGIREWNKIPSIYIPRNEQINEDYFNSQILIDHEGYPVFWNQ; encoded by the coding sequence ATGAAAGTGCTAAGAATCAAGGCGTTTCAGGAAACAGTATGCTATAAAAAGCCGTTTGCCAATAAGGTAACAGAAACTTATCCCCTACCACCTTATTCAACAGTGAAAGGGATGATTCATGCTGTTTTGAATGCGGACAGACTTATTCCGTTTTCACTTTCCATTCAAGGTGATTATGAAACACAGATGGTGGATTACCGGAAAACGTATTTAGTAAAAAAGCATGAGTTTGCTATGCCAATCGTACTGGAAGGTATTTCTGAGGAAACTCCTGAGTATTCAACTAATGTTATGACGTCTATGCCCTTGTACACCCATATGCTATATAATGTTCAGCTTGTTTTTCATATAAAAGCGGAAGAAGAGGTGTTACATGACATCTATCATGGTTTTCAGGAATTAACTTCATTTGTTTCCTTAGGTCGGCATGAAGATCTGCTCCGAATTGATGAACTTGACTTTGTATCATTGACCGAGACAGACGATTGCTTCACAAAACATGCCGTTTACGTACCTAAAGCGCAAGTAACGGAAGAAGGGTTGGGAGTTCCCTATTTATTAAACTGGACATACACCATTAAAAAAGGAATAAGAGAGTGGAATAAAATACCATCCATTTATATTCCACGAAATGAGCAAATTAATGAAGACTATTTTAATAGCCAAATATTAATAGATCATGAAGGTTACCCAGTTTTCTGGAACCAATAA
- a CDS encoding MDR family MFS transporter, with the protein MPRYIWLLVIGTTINVTGASFLWPLNTIYMHNELGKTLAFAGFILALNQGAAIIGNLVGGVLFDKFSAYKTVLIGTGTAFVSAVTLSFYHSIVPYSILLVIIGFSAGMTWPVMFAMAGSVWPDGGRRSFNAIYVARNLGVALGASIAGYVASLSFNYVFISNATLFGMFFLFTLITFRNMDIVRNNRVHTSVFEQSEKIKDKSAFIALLILCSGLLVSWIAYSQWQSTIASYTQDIGISLDKYSLLWALNGFLIVVGQPLIAWITKVITSEKVQIYVGTTIFLVSYVVAMFADVFAFFAVAMVILTIGEMLVWPAVPTLANDLAPPGREGFYQGFVNSVGSAGRMIGPFLGGLIVDLYNIEALFFVLLLLLLVPYVTTRIYDKGTLEREASE; encoded by the coding sequence TTGCCGAGATATATCTGGTTGTTGGTAATAGGAACGACAATCAATGTAACAGGTGCTTCCTTTCTGTGGCCGTTAAATACGATATATATGCACAATGAACTCGGCAAGACGCTTGCGTTTGCCGGGTTCATTTTGGCGCTGAACCAGGGAGCGGCCATTATCGGCAATCTCGTTGGTGGTGTGCTATTCGATAAATTTAGTGCGTACAAAACCGTTTTGATCGGTACGGGGACTGCATTTGTTTCAGCAGTTACGTTATCCTTTTACCATAGCATTGTGCCATACTCTATCTTGCTTGTCATAATCGGCTTCAGTGCTGGTATGACATGGCCGGTTATGTTTGCTATGGCCGGGTCAGTTTGGCCTGATGGTGGACGACGTTCCTTTAATGCCATCTATGTAGCCCGAAATCTAGGCGTTGCTCTTGGTGCGTCTATTGCTGGCTATGTAGCAAGTCTTTCGTTTAATTATGTGTTTATTTCCAACGCTACATTGTTTGGCATGTTTTTTCTGTTTACGTTGATTACGTTCAGAAATATGGATATTGTAAGAAATAACCGTGTCCACACATCGGTTTTTGAACAGAGTGAGAAAATAAAAGATAAGTCGGCATTTATTGCCTTGCTTATTCTGTGTAGCGGATTGCTGGTTTCTTGGATTGCCTATAGTCAGTGGCAATCGACCATCGCGTCCTACACACAGGATATTGGGATTTCGCTTGATAAATATAGTTTGCTTTGGGCACTAAATGGATTTCTCATCGTTGTCGGCCAGCCATTGATCGCATGGATAACCAAGGTCATTACATCGGAAAAGGTGCAAATTTATGTAGGGACGACGATTTTTCTTGTGTCCTACGTCGTTGCTATGTTTGCTGATGTGTTCGCGTTTTTTGCGGTAGCGATGGTTATTCTGACAATCGGTGAAATGCTTGTGTGGCCTGCAGTCCCTACACTGGCGAATGACTTAGCACCACCAGGCCGGGAAGGATTTTATCAAGGGTTCGTCAACAGCGTCGGTTCGGCCGGGCGAATGATTGGACCGTTCCTTGGTGGTTTAATTGTTGATTTGTATAATATAGAAGCATTATTCTTTGTTTTACTATTGTTATTATTAGTTCCGTATGTGACAACACGAATTTATGACAAAGGAACATTGGAAAGAGAGGCGTCAGAGTAA
- a CDS encoding carbon-nitrogen family hydrolase has translation MKKKVAMIQMDVTYGDPKVNFNRVGKWVMDAVQVGAEIIVLPELWDTGYDLDRFDVLADKDAKATIEFLGDLARELNVAIVGGSAAEQDGEDMKNTMLVVDEEGNLVHKYSKLHLFQLMDEHLHLTSGEDYPDFKLAGIDSAGFICYDIRFPEWMRKSAVNGAKVMYVVAQWPKQRIDHWCTLLQARAIENQCYIVACNRVGADPDNEFGGMSMVVDPWGNIVTEGGDDEKIVLADIELDKVDDIRSQISIFQDRKAEWY, from the coding sequence GTGAAGAAAAAAGTGGCAATGATTCAAATGGATGTAACGTATGGTGATCCAAAAGTTAATTTCAACCGTGTCGGCAAGTGGGTGATGGATGCCGTGCAGGTGGGAGCGGAAATTATTGTTCTGCCCGAGTTATGGGACACAGGCTATGATTTGGATCGCTTTGACGTGCTGGCTGACAAAGATGCGAAAGCGACGATTGAATTTTTAGGCGACTTAGCCAGGGAATTGAATGTCGCTATCGTTGGCGGATCGGCAGCTGAACAGGACGGGGAAGATATGAAAAATACGATGCTGGTGGTGGATGAAGAAGGAAACCTTGTCCATAAGTACAGTAAGCTACATCTATTCCAGCTGATGGATGAGCATTTGCATCTGACCAGTGGGGAAGATTATCCAGACTTTAAGCTAGCGGGCATCGATTCGGCAGGTTTTATTTGTTATGACATCCGCTTCCCGGAATGGATGCGCAAGTCAGCGGTGAATGGGGCAAAAGTCATGTATGTCGTCGCCCAATGGCCGAAACAGCGCATTGATCACTGGTGTACATTACTGCAGGCCCGTGCAATAGAAAACCAATGCTACATTGTCGCCTGTAACCGCGTCGGCGCCGATCCGGACAACGAATTCGGTGGCATGTCCATGGTGGTCGATCCGTGGGGGAATATAGTTACAGAAGGCGGCGATGATGAAAAAATCGTTTTAGCTGATATTGAATTGGATAAGGTAGATGACATCCGGAGCCAAATCTCGATTTTCCAGGACCGGAAAGCGGAATGGTATTAA
- the cas6 gene encoding CRISPR-associated endoribonuclease Cas6, with protein sequence MRVKLVFDMQSIPVAYRLGTLSILKEMIKNGSETYYDYLFVQNRRQMKPFAYSTYINNLDIRQNMIYGNELHLNVSSSSYEFIMHLMNGSQKGQAYLIKGSRVTLKRKSLLPKKTITEENVVFRTLSPILIESKDNKPLLATDSNFANELAYVAELVLREASGKEMKQPIKVVQTMMTKQVLKENLHQEQDKPLYLTTNKGLIQLQGDPEDLQGLYDNGISMRRSLGLGLLEMEKEVN encoded by the coding sequence GTGAGAGTGAAATTAGTCTTTGATATGCAGTCGATTCCTGTGGCATACAGACTGGGGACGTTATCCATCCTTAAGGAAATGATTAAAAACGGATCCGAGACATACTATGACTACCTGTTTGTTCAGAACAGGCGCCAAATGAAACCGTTTGCCTACTCAACATATATAAATAATCTGGATATTAGACAGAATATGATTTACGGTAATGAATTACATTTGAATGTATCAAGCTCCAGTTATGAATTTATTATGCATCTTATGAATGGCTCGCAAAAAGGACAAGCATACCTTATTAAAGGTTCTCGTGTGACCCTGAAACGAAAAAGCTTACTTCCCAAGAAAACTATTACCGAAGAAAATGTTGTATTTAGGACATTATCGCCTATACTTATTGAATCAAAAGATAATAAACCGCTGCTGGCAACGGACAGTAACTTTGCCAATGAATTAGCCTATGTTGCGGAATTAGTACTTCGCGAAGCTTCCGGCAAAGAAATGAAACAGCCAATCAAGGTAGTGCAAACGATGATGACCAAGCAAGTTCTCAAAGAAAACCTTCATCAGGAACAGGACAAACCACTTTATTTAACAACAAATAAAGGACTTATACAACTTCAAGGTGATCCTGAAGACTTGCAGGGTCTCTATGATAACGGGATCAGTATGCGGAGGTCATTAGGTCTAGGACTTTTAGAAATGGAGAAGGAGGTGAATTGA
- the cas8a1 gene encoding type I-B CRISPR-associated protein Cas8b1/Cst1, with amino-acid sequence MDTRIFIFETLRDKVKNNYSPLEVMFMTILRHFNQFYSKEGVNHMDSEKQQKYIWVLYKSAEQVRNKIGLKKAQGMAYRLLNSVQAGNRNTFMDTVMRVYISSELEMPSILLEALHEKSMDFETVANAWVSGLISKPNEEGEFNNV; translated from the coding sequence GTGGACACGAGAATCTTTATTTTTGAAACACTCCGGGACAAGGTTAAAAATAATTATTCTCCTTTGGAAGTTATGTTCATGACTATCTTGAGGCATTTTAATCAATTTTACTCGAAGGAGGGTGTAAACCATATGGATTCAGAAAAGCAACAAAAGTATATTTGGGTATTGTACAAGAGTGCTGAACAAGTGCGGAATAAGATTGGACTTAAAAAGGCACAGGGTATGGCTTATCGTTTATTAAATTCTGTTCAGGCTGGGAATAGAAATACATTCATGGATACGGTCATGAGAGTTTATATCTCAAGTGAACTTGAAATGCCATCAATCCTGCTTGAAGCATTACACGAAAAAAGCATGGACTTTGAAACAGTAGCTAATGCATGGGTATCCGGATTAATTTCCAAACCAAATGAGGAAGGGGAGTTTAACAATGTCTAA
- a CDS encoding Cof-type HAD-IIB family hydrolase → MDIKLVALDMDGTLLTGEETIAAYNKERITQALDKGVRVVLSTGRWIGSCYPYAESLNLQSYLVTCNGGELWTMEKELLERHLLVPDRVKMMWQLCKGVGVNTWMMSTGDVWYGNRPDDFSAHEWLKFGCDSQDTDKLDMIVKELSYYDDLELTNSLPTNVEVNPKGVNKASALQRVCEELGITMDNVLAVGDSLNDMKMIQSAGIGVAMGNAQEAIKNAADYVTDTNEQHGVGKAIEKFIL, encoded by the coding sequence ATGGATATTAAATTGGTAGCGTTGGATATGGATGGGACATTGCTGACAGGCGAGGAAACGATTGCTGCATATAATAAGGAAAGAATAACACAGGCACTTGATAAAGGGGTGCGAGTCGTGCTTAGTACAGGGAGATGGATCGGCTCGTGCTATCCGTATGCTGAATCTCTTAACTTGCAATCGTACCTGGTAACCTGCAATGGCGGCGAGCTATGGACGATGGAAAAAGAATTGCTTGAACGGCATTTACTCGTTCCGGACCGGGTGAAAATGATGTGGCAATTGTGTAAAGGGGTGGGGGTTAATACGTGGATGATGTCCACTGGAGATGTATGGTATGGAAATAGGCCTGATGACTTCTCCGCGCATGAGTGGCTTAAATTCGGCTGTGATTCACAAGATACGGATAAATTAGATATGATTGTGAAAGAGTTGTCCTATTATGATGACTTGGAGCTGACCAATTCCCTCCCAACAAACGTGGAAGTCAATCCTAAAGGTGTAAACAAAGCAAGCGCACTACAACGTGTTTGTGAAGAATTGGGTATTACCATGGATAACGTCTTGGCAGTAGGCGACAGTCTTAATGATATGAAAATGATTCAATCGGCCGGTATTGGCGTCGCAATGGGAAATGCACAGGAAGCCATCAAAAATGCAGCTGATTACGTAACCGATACAAATGAACAGCACGGTGTCGGTAAAGCGATTGAAAAATTTATTTTATAA
- a CDS encoding Cas8a1 family CRISPR/Cas system-associated protein → MEQVEVSMNEWAFTQGMVGYKRILESYGVYVPTTNDGFVVTKEQLKVLPDAFFYYFLNKYSVAKRHEKILNSWHSKWKKGNKNVKSLLNSRLKEIETKISKYFKDTDAGHIILEHVKSYRNEKTYHEVMDDWLNRIIENLYTREIDEKLTCNTFKTIYFQPYFGQVSFLNVIHNTKNIEGQKQLLMKDFIQPVLDEWDFIQAIDQGSTESAHNVLQHTEHKSLGSLKRPLKNKNSEEMNEYIQEEVLKCSLTDFRLGFFSFEESVFSPLALSLKNALNSTWNSDGKNYFPISALAKLLLFCAPAGATISNGKSVFIQFDGSFEQIYHTNEHYNTEADEEMSFDEVVFDLVSEQRLKADMLKKNYLILEYESDYKAKKTMLDYMILTPNLIHLFENTASFLDISFIRIEPRLLNICLKAWTRESLFLKHSGTRLKIIILLWKLCS, encoded by the coding sequence TTGGAACAAGTTGAAGTCTCTATGAACGAATGGGCTTTCACTCAGGGGATGGTTGGTTATAAAAGAATACTAGAATCGTATGGCGTATATGTTCCAACAACCAATGACGGTTTTGTTGTTACAAAGGAACAACTGAAGGTATTGCCTGACGCGTTTTTCTATTATTTTCTAAACAAATATAGTGTTGCCAAGAGACATGAAAAGATTCTTAACAGCTGGCATAGTAAATGGAAAAAAGGAAACAAGAATGTTAAATCATTGTTGAACTCTCGATTGAAAGAAATTGAAACCAAAATTAGCAAATATTTTAAAGACACCGATGCCGGTCACATAATTCTTGAACATGTCAAAAGCTACAGAAATGAAAAAACATATCATGAAGTAATGGATGACTGGCTTAATAGGATCATAGAAAACCTATATACACGGGAAATAGATGAAAAGCTGACCTGCAATACATTTAAAACTATCTATTTTCAGCCGTATTTCGGTCAAGTATCTTTTTTAAACGTGATTCATAATACCAAAAATATCGAGGGACAAAAACAATTACTAATGAAAGACTTTATTCAACCAGTTCTTGACGAATGGGATTTCATCCAAGCAATTGATCAAGGTAGTACAGAAAGTGCTCACAATGTACTGCAACATACTGAACACAAATCTCTAGGATCTTTGAAACGTCCACTTAAGAACAAGAACAGCGAAGAAATGAATGAATACATACAAGAAGAAGTACTTAAGTGCAGTTTGACTGATTTTCGATTAGGATTTTTCTCGTTTGAAGAAAGTGTATTTTCACCACTGGCACTTAGTCTTAAAAACGCCTTGAACAGTACCTGGAACAGTGATGGGAAAAACTATTTTCCTATAAGTGCACTTGCTAAATTGCTGCTGTTTTGCGCCCCTGCAGGTGCAACGATATCGAATGGGAAATCGGTATTTATACAGTTTGATGGTTCCTTTGAACAAATATACCATACTAATGAACATTATAATACAGAAGCTGATGAGGAAATGTCATTTGATGAAGTGGTTTTTGATTTAGTTAGTGAGCAGCGTTTAAAGGCTGATATGTTGAAGAAAAATTATCTTATACTGGAGTATGAATCGGACTACAAAGCTAAAAAGACGATGCTAGATTACATGATTTTGACACCCAATTTAATTCATCTTTTTGAAAACACAGCAAGCTTTTTGGATATATCTTTTATAAGAATCGAACCGCGTTTATTAAATATTTGCTTAAAGGCGTGGACACGAGAATCTTTATTTTTGAAACACTCCGGGACAAGGTTAAAAATAATTATTCTCCTTTGGAAGTTATGTTCATGA
- the cas3 gene encoding CRISPR-associated helicase Cas3' → MIAKTRPEMETLKEHTDELLSRFTVLKNAYYEKIPYEKVWDLLYKAAQYHDLGKVNNDFQTKMHKALKTDEAVSVSEFGHVPHNYLSPFFLPVSDWDLSKEERRILIQAIAFHHERNTQPNVSFLTEVYENEIIYHFPKIVSEMNIKVPDKNQKKFKITNPLKPKDRITEVKDNKETYNLYILIKGLLHRLDHAASAHVPIEVDTDVNIAELTHNYMQENFGSNALRPLQEFTYKNQNKNLIVVAQTGMGKTEAALLWAGEDKTFFTLPIRVSLNALYDRVRNNMNYKNVGLLHGTSASHLDENGDEDWEIIYDQSRNFANKLLFTTIDQILKFPFKFKGYEKYFATMAFSKVIIDEIQAYNPWIVAVLLKAIEMIHEIGGKFMIMTATMPQIYLDELADRGILDNNAITEEFVDESFIRHKISLQQTAIKDDTGRITEMATEQKVLVIVNTVDRAIELYEQLKGENVHLLHSRFIQRDRALLEDEIKRFAEEEENGIWITTQLVEASIDIDFDVLFTELSTIDSLLQRFGRCYRKRELDHDNPNVYIYTEDVSGTKIYDKDIVNITEKYLQSFNYKAISEKEKVELVRKIYSKEELQRSAFYAEFQRAVHKLNYLEDYQYTNDEAQEILRDIQSVTVIPRTIYDNILDLFEALETEKDSSERTKLRREIDKFTVSIPAYKHKQERTPIDFYQTGKDGQKYNILPDVEVLDVDYDFEPDTLAGIGLGEKTEMGIMLD, encoded by the coding sequence TTGATTGCTAAAACAAGACCTGAGATGGAGACATTAAAAGAACATACTGACGAGTTGTTATCTAGATTTACTGTGTTGAAAAATGCTTATTACGAAAAAATACCTTATGAAAAAGTATGGGATTTATTGTATAAGGCTGCCCAATATCATGATCTGGGCAAAGTGAATAATGATTTTCAGACAAAGATGCATAAGGCATTGAAAACCGATGAGGCAGTATCCGTATCTGAATTCGGACATGTGCCCCATAATTATTTATCACCATTCTTTTTACCGGTTAGTGATTGGGATCTAAGCAAAGAAGAAAGACGAATTCTTATTCAAGCGATAGCCTTTCATCATGAACGGAATACCCAGCCTAATGTTTCGTTTCTAACTGAAGTGTATGAGAACGAAATAATCTATCATTTCCCAAAAATTGTGAGTGAAATGAATATAAAGGTCCCGGATAAAAATCAGAAGAAATTTAAAATTACGAATCCGCTAAAACCAAAAGATCGAATCACAGAAGTAAAAGATAATAAAGAAACATATAACCTGTATATCCTGATTAAAGGATTGCTCCACCGTTTAGACCACGCAGCATCTGCCCATGTCCCCATAGAGGTTGATACGGATGTCAATATTGCCGAACTGACACACAACTATATGCAGGAGAACTTCGGATCAAACGCCTTACGCCCACTCCAGGAATTCACTTATAAAAATCAGAATAAGAATCTTATCGTTGTTGCACAGACCGGAATGGGGAAAACAGAGGCTGCGTTGTTGTGGGCAGGAGAAGACAAAACATTCTTCACACTTCCCATTCGCGTTTCATTAAATGCACTTTATGATCGTGTCCGTAATAATATGAATTATAAAAATGTTGGCTTACTGCACGGGACAAGTGCATCCCATTTGGATGAAAATGGCGATGAAGATTGGGAAATCATTTATGATCAGTCTAGAAACTTCGCGAATAAATTGTTGTTCACAACGATTGATCAAATTTTGAAGTTTCCTTTTAAATTTAAGGGTTACGAGAAGTATTTCGCAACAATGGCTTTTTCTAAAGTGATTATTGATGAAATTCAGGCCTATAACCCATGGATTGTAGCAGTGCTTCTTAAGGCGATTGAAATGATTCATGAAATCGGCGGGAAATTCATGATTATGACGGCAACCATGCCGCAGATATATTTGGACGAGCTAGCCGATAGAGGAATTCTAGATAACAATGCAATAACAGAGGAGTTTGTAGACGAATCCTTTATCAGACATAAAATCAGTTTGCAGCAAACTGCAATAAAAGATGACACTGGACGGATAACAGAAATGGCCACTGAACAAAAGGTGCTCGTAATTGTTAATACGGTTGATCGGGCCATCGAACTTTACGAGCAACTAAAGGGTGAGAATGTACATCTATTGCATTCCCGGTTTATTCAACGTGACCGTGCTTTGTTGGAGGACGAGATAAAAAGGTTTGCCGAAGAGGAAGAAAACGGAATTTGGATTACAACACAATTGGTGGAAGCATCTATAGATATTGACTTCGATGTACTGTTTACAGAACTTTCGACAATTGATAGTTTGCTGCAGCGATTCGGTCGTTGTTATCGAAAGAGAGAATTGGATCATGATAACCCGAATGTTTACATTTATACTGAAGATGTATCAGGCACAAAAATATACGATAAGGATATTGTTAATATAACAGAAAAATATTTACAATCTTTTAATTATAAAGCAATTAGTGAAAAAGAGAAGGTTGAACTGGTCAGAAAGATATATTCCAAAGAAGAATTGCAAAGATCAGCATTTTACGCGGAATTTCAACGTGCCGTGCATAAATTGAACTACTTGGAAGATTATCAATACACGAATGATGAGGCACAGGAAATTCTTCGTGATATTCAGTCGGTTACTGTTATTCCCAGAACTATATACGATAACATACTAGATTTATTTGAAGCATTGGAAACAGAAAAAGATTCAAGTGAACGTACAAAACTACGTCGTGAAATAGATAAGTTCACTGTTTCTATTCCTGCCTATAAACACAAACAGGAACGCACACCAATTGACTTTTATCAGACGGGAAAGGATGGACAAAAGTATAACATATTGCCAGATGTCGAGGTTCTGGATGTTGATTATGACTTCGAACCGGATACATTGGCCGGGATTGGTTTGGGCGAAAAAACAGAAATGGGAATTATGCTCGATTAA